The sequence below is a genomic window from Ipomoea triloba cultivar NCNSP0323 chromosome 2, ASM357664v1.
tttattaaagtGGAAACAGAAACGCATCGTCGACGTAATCGTGTTCCGCGATCAATTGTAAGAAATTCCAGTAGGTCATCGTCAAGAACAAATGAGACGAATTTAAACAATGATTCACGACTGGTTGAGACTCAAAATAATGGATATGGtcagttttccttttttaaaatataaaagtttgttctgttcattttttcaaaatttaaataatgtgTATTCATTGTATTCTTTACGTTACCAGATTGTTATTTTGACCTTGGAGATCCTATTCATTCGTGTAATTATTGTGGGGCTTTATTTTGGTGGCAAGAGCGCTCTAATCAAAATGTAACATGCGCATTGCCAAAATACACAAAGTGTTGCTATGAGGGCAAAATCCAATTACCTCGCATGAAGGATTCTCCTCATGTGCTGCAGAGGCTATACTTTGGTGATACTGAACAGAGCAAACACTTCCTTAGTAATATTCGAAGGTATAACAGCATGTTCTGCTTCACGTCTTTGGGCGGTAGAATTGATAGGTCACTCAACACCGGTAATGCTCCTCCAGTGTTTAGGATTAGTGGTCAAAATTATCACTGCATTGGAAGCTTGGTTCCAATAGATGGTTCGATGCCAAAATTTGCGCAACTATATATTTACGACACAGATAACGAGATTAAGAACCGCATCAATTCTGTCAGGTAATTAACTATTATTTATctattccctttttttttcgtATACAGAGGGGAAAGTAATTTAGGGGATATCAATGAAGAGATTGTTGTCGAATTGAAGAACATGCTAGACCAAAATAATGTCTTGGTCAACTGTTTCAGAATGGCAAGAACTGAGATCCAATCTAATCTAGTTATTGAGGTTAAGATGAATTTAATAGGCAAGCGGAACAAAGATGGAAGGACCTACAATTTACCTACCGCTCATGAGGTAGCTGCACTTATTGTCGGGGATATTGACCCATCAATGGGAGATCTAGACATATTGATTGAGACCAGAACTGGACAGTTGAAGAGAATAAATCAATTGAACCCCGCATATCTGCCACTACAGTACCCTTTATTGTTCCCCTACGGTGAAGATGGCTATCGCGAAGACATTATATTCTCTGATGCATGGCGTCAATGTCATCCTCGTGGAAGGATAAGAATTAGCCCTAAAGAGTAtttctcattttatatacatgagAAGGTAAATGAGAAGCATACATTGTTGTATTCTAGGAGGTTATTCCAACAATTCTTGGTTGATGCGTATACAATGATTGAATCTGCACGCTTGATCTACATTAGAACTCATCAGAAGGTGTTGCGTTGTGAAGCTTATCAAGGGTTGAGCGATGCATTGACAAGAGGAGAATTAGACCCTGCAGCTCGAGGTAAAAGAATTATACTCCCATCATCATTCACAGGTGGAGCTAGGTATATGATTCAAAACTATCAAGATGCTATGGCAATATGCAAGCACATCGGTTATCCACACATATTCATTACATTCACTAGCAACCCAAAGTGGCCTGAGATTGAACGGTATGTTACACACCGTGGCCTTAAAGCAGATGATAGACCTGACATCATTTGTCGTGTGTTTAAGATGAAACTTGATGCGATGATTGAAGACATCAAAACAGACAAGTTGTTTGGCGATATATGTGGAGGTATTTGAGATCATACATAATTGAATTTGCCATCATCAATTctaattttcctttataaactttaattgGTCATTTTTGTATTATCTTTGCAGTTATCTACACGattgaatttcaaaaaagaGGTCTCCCTCACGCGCATATCTTGCTATTTGCCAAAAGAATGAATAGGCCAAATTCTGCGAACGAAATTGACGCATTGATCTCAGCTGAAATACCAGACCCAGATGTTGATGCAGAATACCATCATGCAGTCAGTGAATTCATGTTGCACGGACCCTGTGGAGAACTTCGGAAGAATTCGCCCTGCATGGTAGATGGTAAATGTTCAaagtattttccaaaaaaacatGTTACTCATACGATTTTGGATAAAGATGGTTACCCGATTTACAGAAGGCGTGACAATGGGCGCACAATCAATAAGAATGGAATTAAACTTGATAATCGTTACGTCGTCGCGCATAATAGACATCTGCTCCTAAAATATCGCGCACATATTAACGTTGAATGGTGCAACCAGTCTAGgtctattaaatatttattcaaatatgtgaacaaaGGAAATGATAGGGTCACAGCAGAATTCATGAGTAGTTCAGNACCTAATATTATTTACCtgtgttattatttaaattaacaaaataaaaattactttccTTATGCATGTATCcgtgttattatttaaattaaaaaaataaaaattactttccTTATGCATGTATCCACCGTTTTTTacttgtgttattattatttttacgttAGCAATTTAGCATGCAATTTGTAAACTTATTGGAAAACATATTGATTGGAATACTggtttgccttttttttttttttatgcaatttgcctaaataaaaattacttaaaataagaattcctaatattatttaacaattcattgtattttattaaagtGGAAACAGAAACGCATCGTCGACGTAATCGTGTTCCGCGATCAATTGTAAGAAATTCCAGTAGGTCATCGTCAAGAACAAATGAGACGAATTTAAACAATGATTCACGACTGGTTGAGACTCAAAATAATGGATATGGtcagttttccttttttaaaatataaaagtttgttctgttcattttttcaaaatttaaataatgtgTATTCATTGTATTCTTTACGTTACCAGATTGTTATTTTGACCTTGGAGATCCTATTCATTCGTGTAATTATTGTGGGGCTTTATTTTGGTGGCAAGAGCGCTCTAATCAAAATGTAACATGCGCATTGCCAAAATACACAAAGTGTTGCTATGAGGGCAAAATCCAATTACCTCGCATGAAGGATTCTCCTCATGTGCTGCAGAGGCTATACTTTGGTGATACTGAACAGAGCAAACACTTCCTTAGTAATATTCGAAGGTATAACAGCATGTTCTGCTTCACGTCTTTGGGCGGTAGAATTGATAGGTCACTCAACACCGGTAATGCTCCTCCAGTGTTTAGGATTAGTGGTCAAAATTATCACTGCATTGGAAGCTTGGTTCCAATAGATGGTTCGATGCCAAAATTTGCGCAACTATATATTTACGACACAGATAACGAGATTAAGAACCGCATCAATTCTGTCAGGTAATTAACTATTATTTATctattccctttttttttcgtATACAGAGGGGAAAGTAATTTAGGGGATATCAATGAAGAGATTGTTGTCGAATTGAAGAACATGCTAGACCAAAATAATGTCTTGGTCAACTGTTTCAGAATGGCAAGAACTGAGATCCAATCTAATCTAGTTATTGAGGTTAAGATGAATTTAATAGGCAAGCGGAACAAAGATGGAAGGACCTACAATTTACCTACCGCTCATGAGGTAGCTGCACTTATTGTCGGGGATATTGACCCATCAATGGGAGATCTAGACATATTGATTGAGACCAGAACTGGACAGTTGAAGAGAATAAATCAATTGAACCCCGCATATCTGCCACTACAGTACCCTTTATTGTTCCCCTACGGTGAAGATGGCTATCGCGAAGACATTATATTCTCTGATGCATGGCGTCAATGTCATCCTCGTGGAAGGATAAGAATTAGCCCTAAAGAGTAtttctcattttatatacatgagAAGGTAAATGAGAAGCATACATTGTTGTATTCTAGGAGGTTATTCCAACAATTCTTGGTTGATGCGTATACAATGATTGAATCTGCACGCTTGATCTACATTAGAACTCATCAGAAGGTGTTGCGTTGTGAAGCTTATCAAGGGTTGAGCGATGCATTGACAAGAGGAGAATTAGACCCTGCAGCTCGAGGTAAAAGAATTATACTCCCATCATCATTCACAGGTGGAGCTAGGTATATGATTCAAAACTATCAAGATGCTATGGCAATATGCAAGCACATCGGTTATCCACACATATTCATTACATTCACTAGCAACCCAAAGTGGCCTGAGATTGAACGGTATGTTACACACCGTGGCCTTAAAGCAGATGATAGACCTGACATCATTTGTCGTGTGTTTAAGATGAAACTTGATGCGATGATTGAAGACATCAAAACAGACAAGTTGTTTGGCGATATATGTGGAGGTATTTGAGATCATACATAATTGAATTTGCCATCATCAATTctaattttcctttataaactttaattgGTCATTTTTGTATTATCTTTGCAGTTATCTACACGattgaatttcaaaaaagaGGTCTCCCTCACGCGCATATCTTGCTATTTGCCAAAAGAATGAATAGGCCAAATTCTGCGAACGAAATTGACGCATTGATCTCAGCTGAAATACCAGACCCAGATGTTGATGCAGAATACCATC
It includes:
- the LOC116010062 gene encoding uncharacterized protein LOC116010062; the protein is MKDSPHVLQRLYFGDTEQSKHFLSNIRRYNSMFCFTSLGGRIDRSLNTGNAPPVFRISGQNYHCIGSLVPIDGSMPKFAQLYIYDTDNEIKNRINSVRGESNLGDINEEIVVELKNMLDQNNVLVNCFRMARTEIQSNLVIEVKMNLIGKRNKDGRTYNLPTAHEVAALIVGDIDPSMGDLDILIETRTGQLKRINQLNPAYLPLQYPLLFPYGEDGYREDIIFSDAWRQCHPRGRIRISPKEYFSFYIHEKVNEKHTLLYSRRLFQQFLVDAYTMIESARLIYIRTHQKVLRCEAYQGLSDALTRGELDPAARGKRIILPSSFTGGARYMIQNYQDAMAICKHIGYPHIFITFTSNPKWPEIERYVTHRGLKADDRPDIICRVFKMKLDAMIEDIKTDKLFGDICGVIYTIEFQKRGLPHAHILLFAKRMNRPNSANEIDALISAEIPDPDVDAEYHHAVSEFMLHGPCGELRKNSPCMVDDCYFDLGDPIHSCNYCGALFWWQERSNQNVTCALPKYTKCCYEGKIQLPRMKDSPHVLQRLYFGDTEQSKHFLSNIRRYNSMFCFTSLGGRIDRSLNTGNAPPVFRISGQNYHCIGSLVPIDGSMPKFAQLYIYDTDNEIKNRINSVRGESNLGDINEEIVVELKNMLDQNNVLVNCFRMARTEIQSNLVIEVKMNLIGKRNKDGRTYNLPTAHEVAALIVGDIDPSMGDLDILIETRTGQLKRINQLNPAYLPLQYPLLFPYGEDGYREDIIFSDAWRQCHPRGRIRISPKEYFSFYIHEKVNEKHTLLYSRRLFQQFLVDAYTMIESARLIYIRTHQKVLRCEAYQGLSDALTRGELDPAARGKRIILPSSFTGGARYMIQNYQDAMAICKHIGYPHIFITFTSNPKWPEIERYVTHRGLKADDRPDIICRVFKMKLDAMIEDIKTDKLFGDICGVIYTIEFQKRGLPHAHILLFAKRMNRPNSANEIDALISAEIPDPDVDAEYHHAVSEFMLHGPCGELRKNSPCMVDGKCSKYFPKKHVTHTILDKDGYPIYRRRDNGRTINKNGIKLDNRYVVAHNRHLLLKYRAHINVEWCNQSRSIKYLFKYVNKGNDRVTAEFMSSSANALNGDVVDEINMYYDCRYISACEATWRLFGYWIHYRIPPVERLNFHLEHQQNVVYGEDQPLDQIVENQTVKQSQFKAWFEANKKYEEARSLTYAEFPSKFVWKQDLREWQPRKRGYSIGRLFYVPPGCGELYYLRCLLNLVRGPSSHEDIRTVAGVIHNSFRDACYEYGLLDDDKEYIDGITDSSYWASAYALRRLFATLLTSSSISRPEVVWNAVWEFLAEDAQVQRRRVMQNSELMLSDLDKKQFALVELEKLLSLWGKSLKDFPEMPIPDESSMCLSENMLIAEELAYDKESLKTEHETLVTQLTDEQKNVYESVMNDIDSNGGGLFFVYGYGGTGKTFLWRTLSSKIRSRGDIVLNVASSGIASLLLPGGRTAHSRFVIPLSLNEDSTCNISQGSDIAGLIIRSKLIIWDEAPMMHKYCFEALDKTMRDLFAEKTFGGKTVVLGGDFRQILRKTVVLGGDFRQILHVIPKATRPVIVGATINSSYLWTNCKVLRLTKNLRLRTLTSEMGLLGL